Genomic segment of Xanthobacter dioxanivorans:
ATCCGACAACATCAATTTCTCGCTGATGACCATGAATCAGCATCCCATGCACTGCGATGCGGCTTATGCCGCCAAGTCGGAATTCGGAAAGCCCCTGGTCAATAGCGGGCTCACGGTCGCCATCGTGCTGGGCATGACCGTACCGGACGTGAGCGGCAAGGCCATCGCCAATCTGGGATGGGAATCCATCACGCTCACCGCCCCCGTCTTCCCCGGCGACACCATCTACGCGGAATCCGAAGTGCTGGATAAGCGCGAGTCCAAGTCCCGCCCCGGCGCCGGCATCGTGAAGGTGCGCACCAAGGGCGTGAAGGCGGACGGTACCGTCTTCATGACGTTCGATCGATCGGCCCTCATCCAGAAGCGTGAGGGCAACATCGATACCGAGGCCGGCTACTGACGCGCCGGCGTCAAGGCAATCCAAAGCAAGAAATGGGAAAAAACCTCCATCATGGAGAGGCTTTTCCTGGAGATGTAAGAGGGAGATTCGCCAAGATGAAGATGCTCAGCCCGAAATCCTTTCTGGTTGCCGGATTGACGCTGGCCGCGCTGGCCGGCCCGGCGGCTGCGGCGGAGACGCTCGTGCTGCCGAACGAGGTGGCCGCGACCCACTGGAAGACCGACTATCAGAAGCAGTTCGGCGATCTGGTGAAGCAGAAGACCGGCGGCAAGATCGATGTGCAGGTCTTCCCCGCCGGCCAGCTCTATAACGAGCAGGATGCGCTCGCCGCACTCGGCACCGGGTCCGTGCAGATGGTCTGGCCCGTCTCTGTGCGCATCGAATCCATCGCGCCGCAGACGGGCGTCCTGAACCTGCCCTTCGCGGTCAGCGACAAGATGATGACCAATGCCTGCTTCTCCAGCGGGCTGACGGAGATCATCTCCTCCTATGTGGAGCC
This window contains:
- a CDS encoding MaoC family dehydratase; amino-acid sequence: MKKIGEKRYRGEIGRYYEDFEIGDVYEHRPGRTITESDNINFSLMTMNQHPMHCDAAYAAKSEFGKPLVNSGLTVAIVLGMTVPDVSGKAIANLGWESITLTAPVFPGDTIYAESEVLDKRESKSRPGAGIVKVRTKGVKADGTVFMTFDRSALIQKREGNIDTEAGY